The Halorussus rarus genome includes the window GACTGCATGTCGGCCAACGCCGCCGAAAGCGACGACTGGAGTTCGTCCTCCGCGCGCTGGAGTTCCTCGGCGACCGCCTCGTTGTCGGCACCGAGCCGGTGTTCGAGCCGCTCGAACGTCTCCGCGACCAGCTTCTCGACGCCGACCTCGTAGGTCCCCGCGAACGTCGCGGCGCCCACGCCCGCGTCGACGTGCCGCCGCCCGAGGTCGGCCGCGTCGCCGACCGCGGACGCCGGGTCGTCGACGACCTGTCCGAGATGGACCGCCTGGGCCTGACGGAGGTCGTCGTTCGCGTCGCTGTTCCGGTAGGTCTCGGCGAGTTCCGACCGGGTCACGGTCCCGTCGGACGAGACGGACACGCTCCCCGTCTTCGTGCCACCGTCGAACGTCACGTTCCGCTGGCGCTCGGAGTGACTTTCGCCGTCACGTAGCCTCGTTAAAATTTTCGTTAGACTGTCCCTGACCATCGTATGGCGGAAAGAGACACTAACCGGATATAAAGTTTTACGCAAATTTCACGCGCGATAACCCCCGTCGCGCCCGGCCCGATGGTGTGCCTCACGACCGGTCCTTCGACCGCGCTATCCGCGTCCGCCGAGCTTCGAGAGCGCCGAGAAGGCCCGCTTGCGGACCTGCTCGTCGTCGGTCGAGTCGATGAGGTCGTCGAGGCGCTGGCGGGCGCGTTCGCCACCGACCTTCCCGAGGGTGAACGCCGCCTTCGCCCGCGCGTCGCTGCCGACCTCCGGGTCGTCGAGCACGTCGAGCAGGGCGTCCTCCGCCGGTTCCCCCCCGACCTCGGCGATGCTGGTCGCGGCGAACTGCGCCGTCATCCCGTCGTCGTCGTCCAGCACCGACGCCAACGCCTCGATCGCCGCCTCCCTGTTGCGGTCGCCGGCCACCCGTCCGAGCAGCCACGTCGCGTTCCGGCGCTGGTGGGGCTGTGTCCCCTGGTCCAGAATGTCGGTCAGCGAGTCCACCACGCTCCGGTGGTCCGTGGCACTCAGCTTCTCGACCATCCGCTCGCGCAGCTTGTGACTCTGCTGGCCCGGCGCGTTCGAGAGGAGTTCGATGAGCGAGAACACCGCCGCGCGCCGGACGGTCTCGCTCTCGTCGGACAGCAGCGAGATGAGCGCGTCCAGCGGCTTGGTGCTCGCGAAGTTCCCCAGCGACGTGGCCGCGATGCGCCGGACGGTCTCGCTCTCGTCGTCGAGCAGGTCCAGCAGCGCCGCGAGCGACTCCTCGCCGCCGATGCGGCCCAGCGAGTCGGCCGCCTCCCGCCGGACCTCGACGCTCTCGTCGCCGAGGCTCTGCCGGAGCGCCGAGACGGCGCGTGGGTCCTCGATACGACCGAGCGCGCGGGCCGCCCGCGCGCGGACGCGCTGGTCTGGGTCGCCGAGCCGGCCGACCAGCGCCTTCGTCCCGGCCTTGTTGCCGATGCGGCCCAGCGCGTTGGCCGACGCCATCCGGAGCTCCGGCTGATCGGCAGAGAGGGTCTCGACCAGCGCCTCCGCGCGCGCCCACTCGGCCCCTTCGGTCGGCACCTCCTCGCCGGTGAGCGCGGAAACCAGCTTCTCGACGGCGTGGCGCTGGTCGAGGGCGTCGATGGCCGCCGCCCGCACGGCCTCGCTGTCGTCGCTCTGGGCGGCCTTCACCAGCGGGTCGAGCACCTGGTAGTCCTCGGCCTCGACCTCGCCGAGGATGTCGGCCGCGCGCCGTCGGACCGGCTCGCTGCTGCTGTTCGTCAGCAGCTGGGTGAGCTGGTCCACGTCCCCCGTCTTCTCCAGTTCGAACAGCGACGTCACGACTGGTCGATTGCAGCGGTCCGATAAAAACGTGGGGGTACTCGATGAAGAATCGAGAGGAAGGTCGGTTAGTCGTCGATTCGCGTTAGACCGTGACGGCGCTCTCCTGCGAGAGCGACTGCGGGATGTTCGCGCGGTAGATGGTGACTGCGCCGTACTGGGTGGTCAGCTTGAGCTCGACCTCTTGGCCTTCACCGAGAGTGCCACCTTGCTCGTTACCCATGATAGCAGTGGTGTTTAACATAATCTTGAAGCGGTCATCCTGTTCGTCCAGGACTGGCACTGAATCCGACGGGTCCTTGATGGCACTGACGTTGAAGTAGTCGTGGTCACCGGCACTGGGTGATTCGGTACTGTCCACAATTGCGTCACTGTTTCCATCACCACCATTTACGGTAGCACCATCGTCCGACTCCGGAACTGCCGTGAGCGTGGTGGCGCGAGTCGGACCAATCCACTCAACAGTCGCTGTCGAGAGGTTTATATCATCAGAACCGGAACCGCGCATCACAGTGAGGTTGAGGTAGTCGACCTCTTCGTTCGCGACGTTACCGAAACCACTCACGACCTGCACGCGGTTCGAGACCTGCGCACTACTTTCCTCGCCGGTCTGCTCACTCTTCGTCTGGAGGAACCCGGCCGTGTTGATGAGCACGCCCGCCGCGATCGCCGCGACCAGCACCATCGCGATGAACACGATGAGCGTACCGATACCCACTTGACCTCTGTCAGTCAACCGCTCCTTGAGTTTC containing:
- a CDS encoding HEAT repeat domain-containing protein — encoded protein: MTSLFELEKTGDVDQLTQLLTNSSSEPVRRRAADILGEVEAEDYQVLDPLVKAAQSDDSEAVRAAAIDALDQRHAVEKLVSALTGEEVPTEGAEWARAEALVETLSADQPELRMASANALGRIGNKAGTKALVGRLGDPDQRVRARAARALGRIEDPRAVSALRQSLGDESVEVRREAADSLGRIGGEESLAALLDLLDDESETVRRIAATSLGNFASTKPLDALISLLSDESETVRRAAVFSLIELLSNAPGQQSHKLRERMVEKLSATDHRSVVDSLTDILDQGTQPHQRRNATWLLGRVAGDRNREAAIEALASVLDDDDGMTAQFAATSIAEVGGEPAEDALLDVLDDPEVGSDARAKAAFTLGKVGGERARQRLDDLIDSTDDEQVRKRAFSALSKLGGRG
- a CDS encoding archaellin/type IV pilin N-terminal domain-containing protein, which gives rise to MKEKLKERLTDRGQVGIGTLIVFIAMVLVAAIAAGVLINTAGFLQTKSEQTGEESSAQVSNRVQVVSGFGNVANEEVDYLNLTVMRGSGSDDINLSTATVEWIGPTRATTLTAVPESDDGATVNGGDGNSDAIVDSTESPSAGDHDYFNVSAIKDPSDSVPVLDEQDDRFKIMLNTTAIMGNEQGGTLGEGQEVELKLTTQYGAVTIYRANIPQSLSQESAVTV